The following coding sequences are from one Microbulbifer sp. TB1203 window:
- a CDS encoding ATP-binding cassette domain-containing protein yields MEISGEGLRARKLVTPLNPGAPWDLDLPARGIVGLSGPSGAGKSTLLQALAGLRGCSGEIHWSGICWQSGNRGLAAHRRDACVGFQDSRLFAGTSVAENLALVHRHSRRPLPPAERQRLLAGFGATDLLHKTVESLSGGEAQRVALLRQLFSNPALQLCDEALSAVDRPLRLRLLPQLWDFWQRHPALVVWASHSVEEIQLLADSCLWMECGRLRGPLPTPQVAARLAGGKMPEYSRIDALVTEQRAGLLRLSLEGHSLYADRVANNYRVAQAVHFLLAAGDISLSVVHPGLSSALNCLPVRLESLETVDDGRIRLLLSTGNARFCADISGFSCERLALQAGESYFAQFKACAPLGL; encoded by the coding sequence ATGGAAATAAGTGGGGAAGGGTTGCGCGCGCGGAAGCTGGTCACCCCGCTGAACCCGGGGGCTCCCTGGGACCTGGACCTGCCCGCGCGAGGCATCGTGGGGCTCAGCGGTCCATCCGGCGCGGGCAAGAGTACTCTGCTGCAGGCTCTGGCGGGCCTTCGCGGGTGTAGCGGCGAAATCCACTGGAGCGGCATTTGCTGGCAATCCGGAAACCGGGGGCTGGCGGCTCACCGGCGTGACGCCTGTGTGGGTTTCCAGGACAGCCGCCTGTTTGCAGGAACCAGTGTGGCGGAAAACCTGGCGCTGGTGCACCGCCACAGCCGCAGACCGCTGCCGCCGGCGGAGCGGCAGCGGCTGCTGGCCGGATTCGGCGCGACGGATCTGCTCCACAAGACGGTGGAGAGCCTGTCCGGAGGAGAGGCACAGCGGGTCGCGCTGCTGCGCCAGCTGTTCAGCAATCCGGCGCTCCAGCTGTGCGACGAGGCGCTGTCGGCGGTGGACCGGCCCCTGCGCTTGCGGTTGCTGCCGCAGTTGTGGGATTTCTGGCAGCGGCACCCGGCGCTGGTTGTCTGGGCCAGCCACAGTGTCGAGGAAATCCAGCTGCTCGCCGACAGCTGCCTGTGGATGGAGTGCGGCCGCCTGCGCGGCCCGCTGCCTACCCCCCAGGTGGCAGCGCGGCTGGCCGGCGGGAAAATGCCGGAGTACAGCCGCATCGACGCGCTGGTGACAGAGCAGCGCGCGGGGCTGCTGCGCCTGTCGCTGGAGGGCCACAGCCTCTACGCCGACCGGGTGGCGAATAATTACCGGGTGGCGCAGGCAGTGCATTTCCTGCTGGCGGCCGGGGACATCAGCCTGTCTGTGGTGCACCCGGGGCTGTCCAGTGCGCTCAACTGCTTGCCGGTACGTCTCGAAAGCCTGGAGACAGTCGACGATGGTCGGATACGCCTGCTGCTGTCGACGGGAAATGCACGCTTCTGTGCGGATATCTCCGGCTTTTCCTGTGAGCGGCTGGCGCTCCAAGCCGGAGAGAGCTATTTCGCGCAGTTTAAAGCCTGTGCGCCCTTGGGGCTCTGA
- a CDS encoding HupE/UreJ family protein, producing MAVAHGGADGHSGFVAGFLHPLGGADHLLAMLAAGFWAVQLGGRAIWLLPSVFVAAMSLGGMAGLAGMDLPLMEVAIFFSAPVFGAMIALGYRLSLSVAISLVGFFALFHGWAHGAEIPQAADAAGYDFGFVLATLALNACGLLLGLLVRGTRCLYAQRYAGGAIICVAFLFSAVH from the coding sequence GTGGCCGTTGCACACGGCGGCGCGGACGGGCACAGCGGGTTTGTCGCCGGCTTTTTACATCCTTTAGGCGGTGCGGATCACCTGCTCGCCATGCTCGCGGCGGGGTTCTGGGCAGTTCAATTGGGCGGCCGGGCAATCTGGCTGCTGCCGTCGGTATTCGTTGCAGCCATGTCGTTGGGTGGCATGGCCGGGCTGGCGGGCATGGATCTTCCTCTAATGGAAGTGGCGATTTTCTTTTCTGCGCCGGTTTTCGGTGCCATGATCGCGCTCGGCTACCGGCTGTCACTGTCTGTCGCTATTTCGCTGGTGGGATTCTTTGCGCTGTTCCACGGCTGGGCCCACGGCGCGGAAATACCACAGGCAGCGGATGCTGCAGGCTACGATTTCGGTTTTGTACTGGCCACACTGGCGCTAAACGCCTGCGGCCTCCTGCTGGGTCTGCTGGTGCGTGGCACCCGGTGTTTGTATGCGCAGCGCTATGCCGGTGGGGCTATCATCTGTGTCGCATTTCTGTTCTCGGCGGTTCACTAG
- a CDS encoding MFS transporter: protein MQYTEQLAGRALVSATAMFAANFSVWTLYAVLGVSIRDQLNLSATEFGVLLAAPMLSGALLRFPVGLLAERFSAKKIILAQALSLLPILLLLPRVHSYSGHLLAGLWLGISGTAFVSGIRYISPWFDRRRQGTAMGIFGAGNAGAAVTLALAPAIENWLGREMVGPVYGAAMFIAILLFAYWAPEEIPYMRSRRRSELEFHLRPLSEIRVWRFGLYYYFVFGSFLALLLWLPQYYLDAYGVSTQTAMALTLLFVALSSTVRALGGWFADRYGARAVNWSVFWTCLVCLFFLSYPPTSMTIHGIERDVQIELEVGIELFTLLILVIGIAQGFGRASVYKIVYDNYPRYMGSVGGAVATIGALGGFSLPVMFGIAQDIVGIHSAAFMLLYGVLAVCMLAMYLALQRERALQRLEFARQHNFLHREDTPFG, encoded by the coding sequence ATGCAATACACCGAACAGCTCGCCGGCCGGGCTCTTGTGTCCGCCACCGCCATGTTTGCGGCCAACTTTTCCGTCTGGACCCTGTACGCGGTGCTGGGGGTATCCATTCGCGACCAGTTAAATCTGTCCGCGACCGAATTCGGCGTGCTGCTGGCGGCCCCCATGCTGAGCGGCGCCCTGTTGCGGTTTCCCGTTGGGCTGCTGGCGGAGCGGTTTTCCGCAAAGAAAATAATCCTGGCGCAGGCGTTGTCGCTTCTACCTATTCTGCTGCTGCTTCCGCGCGTTCACAGTTACTCCGGACATTTACTGGCGGGTTTGTGGCTGGGTATTTCCGGTACCGCCTTTGTCTCGGGAATCCGGTATATCAGCCCCTGGTTCGACCGGCGCCGGCAGGGCACCGCCATGGGAATATTCGGTGCCGGCAATGCCGGCGCCGCCGTCACGCTGGCACTGGCACCGGCCATTGAAAACTGGCTGGGGAGGGAGATGGTGGGGCCAGTGTACGGCGCCGCCATGTTTATCGCGATCCTGCTGTTCGCGTACTGGGCGCCGGAGGAGATACCTTACATGCGCAGCCGGCGCCGCTCCGAACTGGAATTTCACCTGCGCCCCTTATCCGAAATCAGGGTGTGGCGCTTCGGGCTCTATTACTATTTTGTCTTCGGCAGTTTTCTCGCGCTGCTGCTCTGGCTGCCCCAGTACTACCTGGATGCCTACGGGGTTTCCACGCAAACGGCGATGGCCCTTACGCTGCTGTTTGTGGCGCTGTCCAGTACGGTGCGCGCTCTGGGAGGCTGGTTTGCCGATCGCTACGGTGCCCGCGCCGTCAACTGGAGTGTCTTCTGGACCTGCCTAGTGTGCCTCTTCTTTCTCAGTTATCCGCCCACCAGCATGACCATTCACGGCATCGAGCGGGACGTGCAGATCGAACTCGAAGTGGGCATCGAACTCTTCACGCTGTTGATCCTGGTGATCGGCATCGCTCAGGGATTCGGGCGCGCCTCTGTGTACAAGATCGTCTACGACAATTATCCCCGCTATATGGGCAGCGTCGGCGGCGCCGTGGCCACGATCGGCGCCCTGGGAGGCTTCAGTCTCCCGGTCATGTTTGGTATCGCCCAGGATATTGTGGGTATTCACAGCGCCGCCTTTATGCTGCTCTACGGCGTGCTCGCGGTGTGTATGCTGGCGATGTATCTGGCCCTGCAGCGGGAGCGCGCCTTGCAGCGTCTCGAATTTGCCAGGCAGCACAATTTTCTGCACCGGGAGGACACCCCTTTCGGGTAA
- the modB gene encoding molybdate ABC transporter permease subunit, translating into MTVDPSDLEAVALTLRLAAITTVLLLLLGVPLAWWLSRWRSRWRHLLEVLVTLPLVLPPTVLGFYLLLLFSPNFPAGRLLVKVVGGPLVFSFSGLVVASVIYSLPFMVQPLLGAFSQSGQRLSHAAATLGVPPAAALLHVVLPACRPAVISACALTFAHTLGEFGVVLMIGGSIPGETQLVSIALYQHVEALEYGAAHRLALLLFGLSTTLLLAARWLASARGGAAAGRSAGEAAVQGPIWK; encoded by the coding sequence TTGACCGTGGATCCCAGTGACCTCGAGGCAGTGGCGTTGACCTTGCGCCTGGCCGCCATCACCACTGTGCTGTTGCTGCTGCTGGGGGTACCGCTGGCCTGGTGGTTGAGCCGGTGGCGCAGTCGCTGGCGGCACCTGCTGGAGGTGCTGGTCACCCTGCCGCTGGTGCTGCCGCCCACGGTGCTGGGTTTTTACCTGCTGCTGCTCTTCTCCCCGAATTTCCCCGCTGGCCGGTTGCTGGTCAAGGTAGTGGGCGGGCCACTGGTATTTTCCTTTTCCGGTCTGGTGGTGGCCTCGGTGATTTATTCGCTGCCGTTTATGGTGCAGCCGCTGCTGGGCGCTTTCTCCCAGAGTGGGCAGCGGTTGTCCCACGCCGCGGCCACATTGGGAGTGCCGCCGGCCGCGGCGTTGCTTCACGTGGTGCTGCCCGCCTGCCGCCCGGCGGTGATCAGTGCCTGCGCGCTGACCTTCGCCCACACCCTCGGGGAATTCGGCGTGGTGCTGATGATCGGCGGTTCCATTCCGGGGGAAACCCAACTGGTCTCCATCGCCCTCTACCAACATGTGGAGGCACTGGAGTACGGCGCCGCGCACCGCCTGGCACTGCTGCTGTTCGGGCTGTCTACCACGCTGTTGCTTGCCGCGCGCTGGCTGGCTTCGGCGCGCGGCGGTGCGGCTGCCGGGCGCAGTGCCGGCGAAGCCGCGGTGCAGGGGCCGATATGGAAATAA
- the modA gene encoding molybdate ABC transporter substrate-binding protein: MAYRLTALLLILCLPFPAPAAECRLRVAVAASFRPALESLLPEFQRRHDCGVQLSSGSSGVLYQQLVHGAPYDLFLSADRLRPELLERQGLLVPGSRASYARGLLALWAPGGAAPSADTLRRWRGRVVIADPELAPFGAAAREALMYLGLWSRLRPRLARAANAGQAYLLLESGHGGIGFVAASQLRAAGRGGDYWLLPENWYPPIEHQLAIPASSRRRAMAEALSSYLRSPPVQRRLMQLGYGRGIDRGSQ, from the coding sequence ATGGCGTACCGGCTGACCGCGCTGCTGTTGATACTCTGCCTGCCGTTTCCCGCGCCCGCCGCGGAGTGCCGCCTGCGGGTCGCGGTCGCGGCGAGTTTTCGGCCGGCGCTGGAATCGCTGCTGCCGGAATTCCAACGCCGCCACGACTGCGGGGTGCAGCTGAGCAGCGGGAGTTCCGGAGTCCTCTACCAACAGCTTGTGCACGGTGCTCCCTACGATCTCTTTCTCTCCGCCGACCGGCTGCGTCCCGAACTGCTGGAGCGGCAGGGGCTGCTGGTGCCGGGCAGCCGCGCCAGTTATGCCCGCGGCCTGCTGGCGTTGTGGGCGCCGGGGGGCGCCGCGCCGTCCGCCGATACTTTGCGGCGCTGGCGGGGCAGGGTCGTAATCGCCGATCCCGAACTCGCGCCTTTTGGCGCGGCGGCACGGGAGGCATTGATGTACCTTGGGCTCTGGTCGCGGCTGCGCCCGCGCCTGGCGCGTGCCGCCAACGCGGGGCAGGCTTATCTATTGCTGGAATCCGGGCACGGCGGCATCGGCTTTGTCGCGGCCAGCCAGTTGCGCGCCGCCGGTCGCGGCGGGGATTACTGGCTGCTGCCGGAGAACTGGTATCCGCCCATCGAACACCAGCTGGCAATTCCGGCTTCCAGCCGCCGCCGGGCCATGGCCGAGGCGCTTTCCTCTTATTTGCGCAGCCCGCCGGTCCAGCGCAGGCTGATGCAACTGGGCTACGGACGGGGAATTGACCGTGGATCCCAGTGA
- the moaD gene encoding molybdopterin converting factor subunit 1 yields MIQVLFFARLRAELGTAEHQLDGFSGSVEEVRAQLCSLFPDWRAALQSADIQAAVNREIAASSTPVRDGDEVAFFPPVTGG; encoded by the coding sequence GTGATTCAGGTTCTGTTTTTCGCCCGCCTGCGGGCCGAGCTCGGCACCGCCGAACACCAGCTGGATGGATTTTCCGGCAGTGTGGAAGAGGTGCGCGCGCAATTGTGCAGCCTGTTTCCGGATTGGCGGGCTGCCCTTCAATCCGCCGATATTCAGGCGGCGGTCAACCGGGAGATAGCCGCGTCTTCAACACCGGTGCGCGACGGCGATGAAGTCGCTTTCTTCCCACCGGTAACCGGAGGCTAG
- a CDS encoding alginate export family protein codes for MITQKFPSLVCSALLCASGVASSRASAEDTAQTFSSAVQNGDLAINLRYRAENVERDNLSNDATASTLRTRLSWQSGNYRGFSAMIEVDDVSAIGQENYNSTTNGRTDYPVVADPLGTEVNQAYLQYGNGTFKATAGRQRIVLDDQRFVGGVAWRQNEQTFDGYRFRYGRDGALQLDYSYIYNVNRIFGEDSEQGNLEGDIQIFRTGYPLTENHKLVFLAVDLQLEHAVDASSRTLALRYSGAFGPVKAQLGYARQTEAGDSGLDYSAPYYLAELDTDFGPVNVRLGYEELGADNGVGFSTPLATLHKFQGFADQFLSTPADGIEDLYLGAAGKLAGGILSTTYHRFSAVETSTDWGSEWDLGYSRKLTEQLSATVKYASYRADAYSVDTDKLWLMLTASF; via the coding sequence ATGATTACACAGAAATTTCCCAGCCTTGTTTGTAGCGCATTGCTGTGCGCGAGCGGTGTGGCCTCTTCGCGTGCCAGCGCCGAAGACACCGCGCAGACGTTTTCCAGTGCCGTGCAAAACGGCGATCTGGCGATCAATCTGCGCTATCGCGCGGAAAACGTCGAGCGGGACAACCTGTCCAACGACGCCACCGCATCCACCCTGAGAACGCGCCTGAGTTGGCAGAGCGGAAATTACCGCGGATTCAGCGCGATGATCGAAGTGGACGACGTAAGCGCAATAGGGCAGGAGAATTACAACTCAACCACCAACGGGCGGACCGATTATCCGGTAGTCGCCGATCCGCTGGGAACAGAGGTGAACCAGGCCTATCTGCAGTACGGCAACGGGACTTTCAAGGCTACGGCGGGGCGTCAGCGCATAGTGCTGGACGACCAGCGTTTCGTCGGCGGTGTCGCCTGGCGCCAGAACGAGCAGACCTTCGACGGCTACCGGTTTCGCTACGGGCGCGACGGCGCGCTGCAGCTGGACTACAGCTATATCTACAACGTCAACCGAATTTTCGGCGAGGATAGCGAACAGGGAAACCTGGAAGGGGATATACAGATTTTCCGCACCGGTTATCCCCTGACGGAAAATCACAAACTGGTCTTCCTGGCTGTGGATCTCCAACTGGAGCACGCCGTCGATGCCTCCAGCCGCACCCTCGCGCTGCGTTATAGCGGTGCCTTCGGGCCGGTCAAGGCGCAGCTGGGCTACGCCCGCCAGACGGAGGCCGGGGACAGCGGCCTCGACTACAGCGCACCCTATTACCTCGCTGAACTGGATACGGATTTCGGACCGGTCAATGTTCGCCTCGGCTATGAAGAGCTGGGAGCGGACAACGGAGTGGGTTTCTCCACGCCGCTGGCCACCCTGCACAAATTCCAGGGCTTTGCCGACCAGTTCCTGTCCACTCCCGCGGACGGCATCGAGGACCTGTACCTGGGCGCCGCCGGCAAGCTGGCCGGCGGGATCCTGAGTACCACTTATCACCGGTTTTCCGCAGTGGAGACCTCCACCGACTGGGGCAGCGAGTGGGACCTCGGCTACAGCCGCAAATTGACCGAACAGTTATCGGCGACGGTCAAATACGCCAGCTACAGAGCCGATGCTTACAGTGTCGATACCGACAAGTTGTGGCTGATGCTCACGGCATCCTTCTGA
- the moaC gene encoding cyclic pyranopterin monophosphate synthase MoaC: MGKLTHLNSRGEANMLDVTDKAVTDRSARAESAVSMSAEAFALLVDGSHRKGDVLAVARIAGIQAAKKTAELIPLCHPLALTKVKVQFELLPNENRVRVESYCRLAGRTGVEMEALTAAAVAALTIYDMCKAVDPAMCIGPTRLLKKSGGKRGEWRREDANEAGSIRRDE; encoded by the coding sequence ATGGGTAAATTGACTCACCTCAATTCCCGCGGCGAAGCAAATATGCTGGACGTGACGGACAAAGCCGTGACCGACCGCAGCGCCCGCGCCGAGAGCGCCGTCAGCATGAGCGCCGAAGCTTTTGCACTGCTGGTGGACGGCAGCCACCGCAAAGGCGACGTCCTGGCGGTAGCCCGCATCGCCGGCATTCAGGCGGCAAAAAAAACCGCGGAACTGATTCCTCTGTGTCACCCACTCGCACTCACAAAAGTGAAGGTGCAGTTTGAGCTTCTACCCAATGAGAACCGGGTGCGGGTGGAAAGCTACTGCCGCCTGGCGGGCAGAACCGGGGTGGAGATGGAGGCACTGACCGCGGCGGCGGTGGCGGCGCTCACCATCTACGACATGTGCAAGGCAGTTGACCCGGCCATGTGCATAGGTCCCACGCGCCTGCTTAAAAAAAGCGGCGGCAAGCGCGGGGAGTGGCGCCGCGAAGACGCGAACGAGGCGGGCTCAATAAGGAGAGATGAATAG
- the moaB gene encoding molybdenum cofactor biosynthesis protein B produces the protein MTHVSEEFIPLNIAVLTVSDTRSEETDTSGQYLAEALQATGHKLADRKIVPDDIYRMRAEVSRWIAQEDIHAVLVTGGTGFTARDSTPEALQPLFDKTVDGFGELFRKISFADIGSATVQSRALAGLANRTLICCMPGSTGACRTAWEKILLEQLDARHRPCNFIPHIRPAQPVCATRG, from the coding sequence ATGACACACGTTTCAGAGGAATTTATTCCGCTCAATATCGCGGTATTGACGGTATCCGACACCCGCAGCGAAGAGACCGACACCTCCGGCCAGTACTTGGCAGAGGCACTGCAGGCGACGGGACACAAACTTGCGGACAGGAAGATAGTGCCGGACGATATCTACCGGATGCGCGCCGAGGTTTCCCGGTGGATAGCACAGGAAGATATTCACGCAGTGCTGGTAACCGGTGGCACCGGCTTTACCGCGCGGGATTCGACACCGGAGGCGTTGCAGCCGCTGTTCGACAAGACCGTGGACGGCTTCGGCGAGTTGTTCCGGAAAATTTCCTTTGCGGATATCGGCAGCGCCACAGTGCAGTCCCGCGCCCTGGCGGGGCTGGCGAATCGCACCCTGATCTGCTGTATGCCGGGCTCCACCGGCGCCTGCCGCACCGCCTGGGAAAAGATACTGCTGGAGCAGCTGGACGCGCGCCACCGGCCCTGCAATTTCATACCCCACATTCGCCCCGCGCAGCCGGTGTGCGCCACCAGGGGGTAA
- the moaE gene encoding molybdopterin synthase catalytic subunit MoaE, with amino-acid sequence MDYIEVCGAPFAVPVEYAALRSANISDGACAVFAGSVRDYNAGADVSGLTLEHYPGMTEESLRRIVAGARSRWQLGRVRLLHRTGPLALGENILFVGVTSPHRQAAFAACHYIVDRLKTEAPFWKLESGEAGDRWVAARQSDRRELEKWRTG; translated from the coding sequence GTGGATTACATCGAAGTGTGCGGGGCACCCTTTGCGGTGCCAGTCGAGTACGCGGCGCTCAGGTCGGCGAATATCTCTGACGGTGCCTGCGCCGTGTTTGCGGGTTCGGTGCGCGACTACAACGCCGGCGCCGACGTCAGCGGGCTGACGCTGGAGCACTACCCGGGCATGACGGAAGAAAGCCTGCGGCGGATAGTGGCCGGTGCCCGCAGCCGCTGGCAACTGGGGCGGGTGCGGCTGTTGCACCGCACCGGCCCCCTGGCACTGGGGGAGAATATCCTGTTTGTGGGCGTCACCAGTCCCCATCGCCAGGCGGCATTCGCGGCCTGCCACTATATAGTCGACCGCCTCAAGACGGAGGCCCCTTTCTGGAAGCTGGAATCCGGAGAGGCGGGAGACCGCTGGGTGGCGGCGCGGCAAAGCGACAGGCGCGAGTTGGAAAAATGGCGTACCGGCTGA
- the moaA gene encoding GTP 3',8-cyclase MoaA: MLTDEFGRRFFYLRLSVTDVCNFRCNYCLPDGYQCTGAQAREKTLSVAEVRTVVRAFASLGTEKVRITGGEPSLRRDLPDLIAATSGAAGIRRVAITSNGYRLANEIDRWRDAGLDQLNVSVDSLDPHQFERITGHHKLEKALRGIERALELGVETKVNTVLLREHNLGEYHKFLQWVRATPVTLRFIELMRTGDNRSFFASNHVSGRDIEKRLLRDGWERLARHRSAGPAREYRHPDYAGRIGLITPYSKDFCADCNRLRMSAQGALHLCLFAEQGIDLRDAIAGGDHRALAEMIRAAVSGKAAGHHLASGRTGATHNLAMLGG; the protein is encoded by the coding sequence ATGTTAACCGATGAATTTGGGCGCAGGTTTTTTTACCTGCGTCTGTCCGTGACCGATGTCTGCAATTTCCGCTGCAATTACTGCCTGCCGGATGGCTATCAGTGCACAGGAGCGCAAGCGCGGGAAAAAACCCTGAGTGTTGCCGAGGTCCGCACAGTGGTGCGCGCCTTCGCCTCCCTGGGCACGGAAAAAGTTCGCATCACCGGCGGTGAACCCTCCCTGCGCAGGGATCTGCCGGATCTTATTGCTGCAACCAGCGGCGCCGCCGGTATTCGCCGGGTTGCCATCACCTCCAACGGCTACAGGCTCGCCAACGAAATCGACCGCTGGCGCGACGCGGGTTTGGACCAGCTCAACGTCAGTGTCGACAGCCTGGACCCGCACCAGTTCGAGCGCATCACCGGACACCACAAGCTGGAAAAAGCGCTGCGCGGAATCGAGCGGGCCCTGGAGCTGGGCGTCGAGACCAAGGTCAACACGGTGCTGCTGCGGGAACACAACCTGGGCGAATATCACAAATTTCTCCAGTGGGTCCGGGCAACGCCGGTGACCCTGCGCTTTATCGAATTGATGCGCACCGGCGATAACCGCAGTTTTTTTGCCAGCAATCACGTCTCCGGCCGCGATATCGAAAAGCGGTTGCTGCGGGACGGCTGGGAACGGCTGGCCCGCCACCGCAGCGCCGGTCCGGCGCGGGAATACCGGCACCCGGACTACGCCGGCCGCATCGGACTGATCACCCCCTACAGCAAGGATTTTTGTGCGGACTGCAACCGCCTGCGCATGTCCGCACAGGGCGCGCTGCACCTGTGCCTGTTTGCGGAGCAGGGTATCGACCTGCGCGACGCCATCGCCGGCGGCGACCACCGGGCCCTGGCGGAAATGATCCGGGCAGCGGTGAGCGGCAAGGCCGCCGGCCATCATTTGGCGAGCGGCCGGACCGGGGCGACCCACAACCTGGCGATGCTGGGAGGCTGA